One window of the Shewanella maritima genome contains the following:
- a CDS encoding YqaA family protein, whose amino-acid sequence MLELWLMFSGAFLAATLLPGGSEVLLIGLLNQQPELWLELLVVASVGNTLGAITSYYLGYVGRYAKSPDAIHSPRYQKALGWIERYGSWSLLLSWLPVIGDILCLMAGWLKLPITSSVVLIFIGKALRYSLIAWAII is encoded by the coding sequence ATGTTAGAACTATGGTTGATGTTTAGCGGCGCATTTCTTGCTGCGACCTTGTTGCCAGGCGGCAGCGAAGTGCTATTAATTGGCCTGTTAAATCAGCAACCTGAGCTTTGGTTGGAACTATTGGTTGTCGCCAGTGTCGGTAATACATTAGGGGCGATAACCAGTTACTATCTAGGCTATGTCGGCCGTTATGCAAAATCGCCGGATGCGATTCACTCTCCGCGTTATCAAAAAGCTTTAGGCTGGATTGAGCGCTACGGCAGCTGGTCATTACTTTTGTCTTGGCTACCTGTAATTGGCGATATTTTGTGTTTGATGGCAGGTTGGTTAAAGTTACCTATAACCTCGTCAGTGGTATTGATTTTTATTGGTAAGGCACTGCGTTATAGCCTTATCGCCTGGGCGATAATTTAA
- a CDS encoding dicarboxylate/amino acid:cation symporter: MLQVFNRIPFWQKVLAGFALGAIVGVLFGEQATALKPLGDLFIGAIKMLVAPLVFCAIVVSITSLGSQTNLKRLSFKTLGMFMLTGTAASFIGLTIGSVIDMGGTLELATSEVRERDIPGFAQVLLNMIPVNPFASLAEGKVLQIIVFAALIGIAINAVGEKAEPLKKTIEAGAEVMFQLTRMVLKLTPIGVFGLMAWVIGKYGLTTLLPLGKFIIAIYIAALIHIIFVYGGLIKFVAKVSPLKFFRKAMPAQLVAFTTASSFGTLPVSTKCSESMGVSKRYSAFVLPLGATMNMDGCGGIYPAIAAIFIAQIYGIPLDMSDYMLIAITATVASVGTAGVPGSAMVMLTVTLGAVGLPLEGIAFIAAIDRVIDMIRTATNVTGDMMTAVVVGKSEGQFDQAQFDSDENRVEHQAA, from the coding sequence ATGCTACAAGTGTTTAACCGTATTCCTTTCTGGCAAAAAGTCCTTGCTGGTTTTGCCTTAGGCGCCATTGTTGGCGTGTTATTTGGTGAGCAAGCGACGGCATTAAAGCCTTTAGGTGACCTGTTTATTGGTGCGATTAAAATGCTGGTCGCACCTTTGGTATTTTGCGCCATTGTTGTCAGCATTACCTCACTGGGCTCACAGACGAATCTTAAACGATTAAGCTTTAAAACCCTTGGCATGTTTATGCTAACGGGTACAGCAGCTTCATTTATTGGCTTGACTATTGGCTCAGTTATCGACATGGGCGGCACACTTGAACTAGCGACGTCAGAGGTGAGAGAGCGTGATATTCCAGGCTTTGCTCAAGTGCTGCTGAATATGATCCCGGTTAACCCTTTTGCCTCTTTGGCTGAAGGTAAAGTTTTACAGATCATCGTATTTGCCGCGCTAATCGGTATTGCAATCAATGCTGTGGGCGAAAAGGCAGAGCCTTTAAAGAAAACCATTGAAGCCGGCGCTGAGGTCATGTTCCAGCTGACTCGCATGGTACTAAAGCTCACCCCTATTGGTGTATTCGGTTTAATGGCCTGGGTGATTGGCAAATATGGTCTCACCACGCTGCTGCCGTTAGGTAAGTTTATCATCGCCATTTATATCGCGGCGCTAATCCACATTATTTTTGTTTACGGTGGTTTAATTAAGTTTGTCGCCAAAGTCAGCCCACTAAAGTTTTTCCGTAAAGCCATGCCTGCGCAGCTAGTCGCGTTTACTACGGCATCAAGCTTTGGCACCTTACCCGTAAGCACTAAATGTAGCGAGTCGATGGGGGTATCAAAACGTTATAGCGCGTTTGTGCTGCCACTAGGCGCAACCATGAACATGGACGGCTGCGGCGGTATTTACCCTGCAATCGCAGCTATTTTTATCGCGCAGATTTACGGTATTCCGCTAGATATGAGCGATTACATGCTGATTGCGATTACCGCTACCGTAGCATCTGTGGGCACTGCGGGTGTGCCGGGCAGCGCTATGGTGATGCTAACTGTAACCTTAGGTGCAGTAGGTCTGCCACTTGAAGGTATTGCCTTTATTGCCGCCATTGACCGCGTAATTGATATGATCCGCACTGCAACTAACGTCACTGGTGACATGATGACAGCCGTGGTGGTTGGTAAAAGCGAAGGTCAATTTGACCAAGCGCAGTTTGATAGTGATGAAAACCGCGTGGAGCATCAAGCAGCGTAA